The genomic region AGAACCTTTATCCGTAAGCGAATCTATCGGCAACAGCACCATGGACGGTGAAGGCCGCACTCTTGTGTTGGAATTTAAAAATTTTTATTTTATAAACATTTATTTCCCCAACGGCGGACAGGGGGAACACCGCATAGAATATAAATTACGTTTTTATAATGAATTTTTAAAACTTACCCAAAAACTTATGAAGCAAAAAACCGTTATTGTCTGCGGCGACGTAAACACCGCCCACAAAGAAACGGACTTAGCAAGACCTAAAGAAAATGAGGGCAATACCGGTTTTTTACCAAAAGAACGCGCCTGGCTTGATAAATTCTTTGAAAACGGGCTTACCGACACTTTCCGCCTTTTTACTAAAGACGGCGGACACTACACCTGGTGGGATTACAAAACCAAAGCGCGTGAACGTAACGTTGGCTGGCGTATAGACTATTTTATGATTGACACTCTTTCTAAGAATAAAGTAAAAAAC from Elusimicrobium minutum Pei191 harbors:
- a CDS encoding exodeoxyribonuclease III, which gives rise to MTKRFISWNVNGLRAVAKKGFMEWFTKESPDILALQETKASPEQLEGGLKNPIGYHSYFSTAERKGYSGVAVYSKEEPLSVSESIGNSTMDGEGRTLVLEFKNFYFINIYFPNGGQGEHRIEYKLRFYNEFLKLTQKLMKQKTVIVCGDVNTAHKETDLARPKENEGNTGFLPKERAWLDKFFENGLTDTFRLFTKDGGHYTWWDYKTKARERNVGWRIDYFMIDTLSKNKVKNSYMLPEVQGSDHCPIALEINL